From a single Cupriavidus taiwanensis LMG 19424 genomic region:
- a CDS encoding PGDYG domain-containing protein: MPMLTHIDLRSDPDAAFYLKHEVVEVAFATEAGELISREGPNRYQPGDALITSRSGDRWCVSRDRFDPKYEAIPPLAHGQDGAYRNKPIPVLAREMHEAFSIERSAGGDVLHGKPGDWLMQYAPGDYGITERARFEQVYRPLQD; this comes from the coding sequence ATGCCGATGCTCACCCATATCGATCTGCGCAGCGACCCCGACGCCGCCTTCTACCTCAAGCATGAAGTCGTCGAGGTGGCGTTCGCCACCGAGGCTGGCGAGTTGATCAGCCGCGAAGGCCCCAACCGCTACCAGCCCGGCGATGCGCTCATCACCAGCCGCAGCGGCGACCGCTGGTGCGTGTCGCGCGACCGCTTCGACCCCAAGTACGAAGCCATCCCGCCGCTGGCGCACGGCCAGGATGGCGCCTATCGCAACAAACCGATCCCGGTGCTGGCGCGCGAGATGCATGAGGCCTTCAGCATCGAACGCAGCGCCGGCGGCGACGTGCTGCACGGCAAGCCGGGCGACTGGCTGATGCAATACGCGCCCGGTGACTATGGCATCACCGAGCGCGCGAGGTTCGAACAGGTGTACCGGCCGCTGCAGGACTGA
- the thiD gene encoding bifunctional hydroxymethylpyrimidine kinase/phosphomethylpyrimidine kinase gives MIPTPPRTLTIAGSDSGGGAGIQADLKTFSALGCFGMSAITAITAQNTLGVTGVHAIPADMVAAQIDAVAGDIGVDAAKTGMLGTAAIVEAVAAAADRHGIRKLVVDPVMISTSGATLSDDATTQAMVRLLFPRALLVTPNLPEASYLLGRRIARRADMEQAAADLIAMGCRAVLLKGGHLEDDGAAGIAGGLDDLLMLKDGTVRVFTHPRVDTRNLHGTGCTLAAAIASQLARGDALEDAAGKALDYVAQAIAAGAGLRLGSGNGPLNHAFAPRALG, from the coding sequence ATGATCCCTACGCCACCCCGCACCCTGACCATCGCCGGCTCCGACTCCGGCGGCGGCGCCGGCATCCAGGCCGACCTGAAGACCTTTTCCGCGCTGGGCTGCTTCGGCATGAGCGCCATCACCGCGATCACCGCGCAGAACACGCTGGGCGTGACCGGCGTGCATGCGATCCCGGCCGACATGGTGGCCGCGCAGATCGACGCGGTGGCCGGCGATATCGGCGTGGACGCGGCCAAGACGGGCATGCTGGGTACTGCCGCCATCGTCGAGGCCGTGGCCGCGGCGGCGGACCGGCATGGCATCCGCAAGCTGGTGGTGGACCCGGTGATGATCTCGACCTCGGGCGCGACGCTGTCCGACGACGCCACCACGCAGGCCATGGTGCGGCTGCTGTTCCCGCGCGCGCTGCTGGTCACGCCCAACCTGCCCGAGGCCTCTTACCTGCTTGGGCGCAGGATCGCGCGCCGCGCCGACATGGAACAGGCCGCCGCCGACCTGATCGCGATGGGCTGCCGGGCCGTGCTGCTCAAGGGTGGCCACCTGGAAGACGATGGCGCGGCCGGCATCGCGGGCGGGCTGGACGACCTGCTGATGCTGAAGGACGGCACCGTGCGCGTGTTCACGCACCCGCGCGTCGATACCCGCAACCTGCACGGCACCGGCTGCACGCTGGCGGCGGCGATCGCGTCGCAGCTGGCGCGTGGCGATGCGCTGGAAGATGCGGCGGGCAAGGCCCTGGACTATGTGGCGCAGGCCATCGCGGCCGGCGCGGGATTGCGGCTGGGCAGCGGCAACGGCCCGCTGAACCACGCCTTCGCGCCGCGTGCGCTGGGTTGA
- the ahcY gene encoding adenosylhomocysteinase — MNAVTDLKQDYLVADINLAGWGRKEIAIAETEMPGLMAIRDEFAAAQPLKGARIAGSLHMTIQTAVLIETLKALGADVRWASCNIFSTQDHAAAAIAAGGTPVFAFKGESLKEYWDFTHRIFDWADGGTPNMILDDGGDATLLLHLGARAEKDQSVIANPGSEEETFLFAAIKEKLAKDPSWYSRNLAAIRGVTEETTTGVHRLYQMAQKGELRFPAINVNDSVTKSKFDNLYGCRESLVDGIKRATDVMIAGKIAVVAGYGDVGKGSAQALRALSAQVWVTEIDPICALQAAMEGYRVVTMDYAAEHGDIFVTCTGNYHVITHEHMAKMKDQAIVCNIGHFDNEIDIASIEKYEWDEIKPQVDHVKFPDGKKLIILAKGRLVNLGCATGHPSYVMSSSFANQTIAQIELWQERDSGKYPVGVYTLPKHLDEKVARLQLRKLNAQLTELTDQQAAYIGVKKEGPYKADHYRY; from the coding sequence ATGAACGCCGTGACCGACCTGAAGCAAGACTACCTCGTCGCCGACATCAACCTGGCCGGCTGGGGCCGCAAGGAAATCGCCATTGCCGAGACCGAGATGCCCGGCCTGATGGCGATCCGCGACGAATTCGCCGCCGCGCAGCCGCTCAAGGGCGCGCGCATCGCCGGCTCGCTGCACATGACGATCCAGACCGCGGTGCTGATCGAGACGCTCAAGGCGCTGGGCGCCGACGTGCGCTGGGCCTCGTGCAACATCTTCTCGACCCAGGACCACGCCGCCGCCGCCATCGCCGCCGGCGGCACGCCGGTGTTCGCCTTCAAGGGCGAATCGCTGAAGGAATACTGGGACTTCACGCACCGCATCTTCGACTGGGCCGACGGCGGCACGCCGAACATGATCCTCGACGACGGCGGTGACGCCACGCTGCTGCTGCACCTGGGCGCGCGCGCCGAGAAGGACCAGTCGGTGATCGCCAACCCGGGCAGCGAGGAAGAAACCTTCCTGTTCGCCGCGATCAAGGAAAAGCTGGCGAAGGACCCGAGCTGGTACAGCCGCAACCTGGCAGCCATCCGCGGCGTGACCGAGGAAACCACCACCGGCGTGCACCGCCTGTACCAGATGGCGCAGAAGGGCGAGCTGCGCTTCCCCGCGATCAACGTCAACGACTCGGTCACCAAGAGCAAGTTCGACAACCTGTACGGCTGCCGCGAGTCGCTGGTGGACGGCATCAAGCGCGCCACCGACGTGATGATCGCCGGCAAGATCGCCGTGGTCGCCGGCTACGGCGACGTGGGCAAGGGCAGCGCGCAGGCGCTGCGCGCGCTGTCGGCGCAGGTGTGGGTCACCGAGATCGACCCGATCTGCGCGCTGCAGGCCGCGATGGAAGGCTATCGCGTGGTCACCATGGACTACGCCGCCGAGCATGGCGATATCTTCGTCACCTGCACCGGCAACTACCACGTCATCACGCATGAGCACATGGCCAAGATGAAGGACCAGGCCATCGTCTGCAACATCGGCCACTTCGACAACGAGATCGACATCGCCTCGATCGAGAAGTACGAGTGGGACGAGATCAAGCCGCAGGTCGACCACGTCAAGTTCCCCGACGGCAAGAAGCTGATCATCCTGGCCAAGGGCCGCCTGGTGAACCTGGGCTGCGCCACGGGCCATCCGTCGTACGTGATGAGCTCGTCGTTCGCCAACCAGACCATTGCGCAGATCGAACTCTGGCAAGAGCGCGACAGCGGCAAGTATCCGGTGGGCGTGTACACGCTGCCGAAGCACCTGGACGAGAAGGTCGCGCGCCTGCAGCTGCGCAAGCTGAACGCGCAGCTGACCGAGCTGACCGACCAGCAGGCCGCTTATATCGGCGTGAAGAAGGAAGGCCCGTACAAGGCGGATCACTACCGCTATTGA
- a CDS encoding phage holin family protein, whose translation MRLLVVWIINAVALFVLPYIIPSIHIKSFGSAMLAALVLGLVNTLIRPILVILTLPVTLLTLGLFIFVINALLFLFVGNLLSGFTVGGFWAALLGSILYSVISWLLASLLLGNRDD comes from the coding sequence ATGAGACTACTGGTCGTCTGGATCATCAACGCTGTCGCGCTGTTCGTACTGCCGTACATCATCCCGTCGATCCACATCAAGAGCTTCGGCTCGGCGATGCTGGCGGCGCTGGTGCTGGGCCTGGTCAATACGCTGATCCGTCCGATCCTGGTCATCCTGACTCTGCCGGTCACGCTGCTGACGCTGGGGCTGTTTATCTTCGTCATCAACGCGCTGCTGTTCCTGTTCGTCGGCAACCTGCTGTCCGGCTTTACCGTGGGCGGCTTCTGGGCGGCCTTGCTGGGCTCCATCCTGTACAGCGTGATCTCGTGGCTGCTGGCCAGCCTGCTGCTGGGCAACCGCGACGACTGA
- the metF gene encoding methylenetetrahydrofolate reductase [NAD(P)H]: MQDRYFSFEFFPPKTAEGTEKLRNTRAQLAPLKPKYISVTFGAGGTTQQGTLDAVLEIQRDGIEAAPHLSCVGSSRESIRAILQQYRDGGIRHIVALRGDMPSGMGEIGEFRYANELVEFIRAETGDWFNIEVAAYPEYHPQAKSPRHDLDNFVRKVKAGADSAITQYFYNADAYFRFVDDVRALGVEVPIVPGIMPITNYSQLMRFSEMCGAEVPRWVAKRLESFGDDRESIRAFGLDVVTALCERLLAAGVPGLHFYTLNAAGATKAIWQRLKL, encoded by the coding sequence ATGCAAGACCGCTACTTCAGCTTTGAATTCTTCCCGCCCAAGACGGCGGAGGGCACGGAGAAGCTGCGCAATACGCGCGCGCAGCTGGCCCCGCTCAAGCCCAAGTACATCTCGGTGACGTTCGGCGCCGGCGGCACCACGCAGCAGGGCACGCTCGACGCCGTGCTGGAAATCCAGCGCGACGGCATCGAGGCCGCGCCGCACCTGTCGTGCGTTGGCTCGTCGCGCGAGAGCATCCGCGCGATCCTGCAGCAGTACCGCGACGGCGGCATCCGCCATATCGTCGCGCTGCGCGGCGACATGCCGTCGGGCATGGGCGAGATCGGCGAGTTCCGCTACGCCAACGAGCTGGTCGAGTTCATCCGCGCCGAGACCGGCGACTGGTTCAATATCGAAGTCGCGGCCTACCCGGAGTACCACCCGCAGGCGAAGTCGCCGCGCCATGACCTCGACAACTTCGTGCGCAAGGTGAAGGCCGGCGCCGACTCGGCGATCACGCAGTACTTCTACAACGCCGACGCGTACTTCCGCTTTGTCGACGACGTGCGCGCGCTCGGCGTCGAGGTGCCGATCGTGCCGGGCATCATGCCGATCACCAACTACTCGCAGCTGATGCGCTTCTCCGAGATGTGCGGCGCCGAGGTGCCGCGCTGGGTAGCCAAGCGGCTGGAGAGCTTCGGCGACGACCGCGAATCGATCCGCGCCTTCGGGCTGGACGTGGTCACCGCGCTGTGCGAGCGCCTGCTGGCCGCCGGCGTGCCGGGGCTGCATTTCTATACCCTCAACGCGGCCGGCGCGACCAAGGCGATCTGGCAGCGGCTGAAGCTGTAA
- a CDS encoding TfoX/Sxy family protein, protein MATRRPDPFIEHLLELMGPLAARIGPVTAKRMFGGHGLFYDGLMFALVSGGTCYLKADDATRGKFEAEGSEPFRYQSAKREVTMRHYLSLPPAALESPAAMTPWAKLAVEAALRLGNAG, encoded by the coding sequence ATGGCCACGCGCCGCCCCGATCCTTTCATCGAACACCTGCTCGAGCTGATGGGGCCGCTGGCGGCGCGTATCGGGCCGGTCACCGCGAAACGGATGTTCGGCGGCCACGGCCTGTTCTACGACGGCCTGATGTTCGCGCTGGTATCGGGCGGCACCTGCTACCTGAAGGCGGATGACGCCACGCGGGGCAAGTTTGAAGCCGAGGGCAGCGAACCCTTCCGCTACCAGTCGGCGAAGCGCGAGGTCACCATGCGCCACTACCTCAGCCTGCCGCCCGCGGCGCTGGAATCGCCGGCGGCGATGACGCCGTGGGCCAAGCTGGCGGTGGAGGCGGCATTGAGATTGGGGAATGCTGGCTGA
- a CDS encoding Mut7-C RNAse domain-containing protein, whose product MVTATFRFYEELNDFLAPDQRRRDLSCVCARAATVKHMIEALGVPHTEVELILVNGESSGFDRQLCEGDRVSVYPKFERIDVSPLLRVRGQPLRVMRFVADAHLGGLAHLLRMTGFDTLYDNHFEDSEIERIAVDEGRIVLTRDRELLKRRGITHGCYVRALKSRQQVREIFARLDLAGSARPFSLCLDCNAPLRALDPAGAAGRVPDGVLARHRSFVTCDRCRRVFWEGSHWRCMRALVEELVQGAGTDPG is encoded by the coding sequence ATGGTCACCGCCACCTTCCGTTTCTACGAGGAACTGAACGACTTCCTCGCGCCGGACCAGCGCCGGCGCGACCTGTCGTGCGTGTGCGCGCGCGCGGCCACGGTCAAGCACATGATCGAGGCGCTGGGCGTGCCGCATACCGAGGTCGAGCTGATCCTGGTCAACGGCGAGTCGAGCGGTTTCGACCGGCAGCTGTGCGAAGGCGACCGGGTCTCGGTCTATCCCAAGTTCGAACGGATCGACGTGTCGCCGCTGCTGCGGGTACGCGGGCAGCCGCTGCGCGTGATGCGCTTTGTCGCCGATGCCCACCTGGGCGGGCTGGCGCATCTGCTGCGCATGACCGGCTTCGACACGCTCTACGACAACCATTTCGAAGACAGCGAGATCGAGCGCATCGCGGTCGACGAAGGCCGCATCGTGCTGACGCGCGACCGCGAGCTGCTCAAGCGGCGCGGCATCACGCACGGCTGCTATGTGCGCGCGCTCAAGTCGCGCCAGCAGGTGCGCGAGATCTTCGCGCGGCTGGACCTGGCGGGCAGCGCCCGGCCGTTTTCGCTGTGCCTGGACTGCAATGCGCCGCTGCGCGCGCTGGATCCGGCCGGCGCGGCGGGGCGCGTGCCGGACGGCGTGCTGGCGCGCCATCGCAGCTTCGTCACCTGCGACCGTTGCCGGCGCGTGTTCTGGGAAGGCTCGCACTGGCGCTGCATGCGCGCGCTGGTCGAAGAGCTGGTGCAGGGCGCCGGGACCGATCCGGGCTAG
- a CDS encoding 5-formyltetrahydrofolate cyclo-ligase, protein MSSIPAQTAPSPAADDDRRALRARLLAQRAALPARAEADTRIAAALSELLAGLAVRCLGFYWPIQQEFDARAAVAQWLAAVPGRHAALPSVSRPGAPLDFHLWTPDAPMATGHYGIPVPDGTEAATPDALLIPCVGFSPDKFRLGYGGGFYDRTLAAMAQRPVAIGIGYDACRIALQAQPHDIAMDWIVTESGAF, encoded by the coding sequence ATGTCTTCCATTCCTGCCCAGACCGCACCCTCCCCCGCCGCCGACGACGACCGACGCGCGTTGCGCGCGCGCTTGCTGGCGCAGAGAGCCGCCCTGCCCGCCCGCGCCGAAGCCGACACGCGCATCGCCGCCGCGCTGTCTGAACTGCTGGCAGGCCTGGCCGTGCGCTGCCTGGGCTTTTACTGGCCGATCCAGCAGGAGTTCGACGCGCGCGCCGCGGTGGCGCAGTGGCTCGCCGCCGTGCCCGGCCGCCATGCCGCGCTGCCGTCGGTCAGCCGCCCCGGCGCGCCGCTGGACTTCCACCTGTGGACGCCGGATGCGCCCATGGCCACCGGCCACTACGGCATCCCGGTGCCCGACGGCACCGAGGCGGCCACGCCGGATGCGCTGCTCATTCCCTGTGTCGGTTTCAGCCCGGACAAGTTCCGCCTGGGCTATGGCGGCGGCTTCTACGACCGCACGCTGGCGGCGATGGCGCAGCGGCCGGTCGCCATCGGCATCGGCTACGACGCGTGCCGCATTGCGCTGCAGGCGCAGCCGCACGACATCGCCATGGACTGGATCGTGACGGAGTCGGGCGCGTTCTAG
- a CDS encoding lytic transglycosylase domain-containing protein, whose protein sequence is MLKGVYLQRAGRAAWIALACALLVTPVHAQKRPQAVTRAAPTVIPSDPDEAFAALREAARKNDVERAYAISATLVDYPVPSYVEYFRIKPQLFDASGLARVDAPDDQVRVFLQRYKGDAIADRMRNDWLLVLGKKRDWANFDAEYPQFVLKDDTQVECYALLSRALKGQNVAAEARNVLSDPRYYGEGCVDLIGYLVQSQQIQRSDVAFQARLALEQNYVTLAGKIAALLPDARVDGDTLATIVKMARNDPSQAAAYLATAQGTLSRDEQGAAWGVIGQFAAKKLLPEAAGYYRRQMDLGGNQWLSDDTQEWRVRAALRQGDWKQVRQAVELMRPELRAKDPAWIYWYGRALKVDGRDTEAQQNFQQIAGQFNFYGQLASEELGNRITLPPRTAVSDAEAMAMRARPGFQRAQKFYAMNLRFEGNREWNWELRNMSDRELLAAAEYARRLELLDRTVNSADRTRNEHDFALRFLMPYRDIMQRATDEVGLDMAWVYGLIRQESRFIMNARSSAGAHGLMQVMPATAKYVARKIGMSDFSPSMMGDPTINIQLGTNYLNMVLTDLDSSWTLASAAYNAGPGRPKAWRSTLARPVEGAIFAETIPFNETRGYVKNVLSNATYYAALMSGRPQSLKSRLGTVTPSAVTTTSLP, encoded by the coding sequence ATGCTGAAGGGAGTATATCTGCAGCGTGCAGGGCGGGCCGCCTGGATCGCCCTGGCATGTGCACTGCTTGTCACGCCCGTTCACGCGCAGAAGCGCCCGCAGGCGGTCACGCGCGCGGCGCCGACGGTGATCCCCAGCGATCCCGACGAAGCCTTTGCCGCGCTGCGCGAGGCCGCGCGCAAGAATGACGTGGAGCGCGCCTACGCGATCTCGGCCACGCTGGTGGATTATCCGGTGCCGTCCTACGTCGAGTATTTCCGCATCAAGCCGCAACTGTTCGACGCCAGCGGCCTGGCCCGCGTCGATGCGCCGGACGACCAGGTGCGCGTGTTCCTGCAGCGCTACAAGGGCGACGCGATTGCCGACCGCATGCGCAATGACTGGCTTCTGGTGCTGGGCAAGAAGCGCGACTGGGCCAATTTCGACGCGGAGTATCCGCAGTTCGTGCTCAAGGACGATACCCAGGTCGAGTGCTATGCGCTGCTGTCGCGCGCGCTCAAGGGACAGAACGTTGCTGCCGAGGCGCGCAACGTGCTCAGCGATCCCAGGTACTACGGCGAGGGCTGCGTCGACCTGATCGGCTACCTGGTGCAGAGCCAGCAGATCCAGCGCAGCGACGTGGCCTTCCAGGCGCGCCTGGCGCTCGAGCAGAACTACGTCACGCTGGCCGGCAAGATCGCCGCGCTGTTGCCCGACGCGCGCGTCGACGGCGACACCCTGGCCACCATCGTCAAGATGGCGCGCAACGACCCGTCGCAGGCGGCGGCCTACCTGGCCACCGCCCAGGGCACGCTGTCGCGCGACGAGCAGGGCGCGGCCTGGGGCGTGATCGGCCAGTTCGCCGCCAAGAAACTGCTGCCCGAGGCGGCCGGCTACTACCGCCGCCAGATGGACCTGGGCGGCAACCAGTGGCTGTCCGACGACACCCAGGAATGGCGCGTGCGCGCCGCGCTGCGCCAGGGCGACTGGAAGCAGGTGCGCCAGGCGGTCGAGCTGATGCGTCCGGAGCTGCGCGCCAAGGATCCGGCCTGGATCTACTGGTACGGCCGCGCGCTCAAGGTCGACGGCCGCGACACCGAGGCCCAGCAGAACTTCCAGCAGATCGCCGGCCAGTTCAATTTCTACGGCCAGCTGGCCAGCGAGGAACTGGGCAACCGCATCACGCTGCCGCCGCGCACCGCCGTCAGCGACGCCGAGGCCATGGCGATGCGCGCACGCCCCGGCTTTCAGCGCGCGCAGAAGTTCTACGCGATGAACCTGCGTTTCGAGGGCAACCGCGAATGGAACTGGGAACTGCGCAACATGAGCGACCGCGAACTGCTGGCCGCCGCCGAGTATGCGCGCCGCCTCGAATTGCTCGACCGCACCGTCAACTCGGCCGACCGCACCCGCAACGAGCATGACTTCGCGCTGCGCTTCCTGATGCCGTATCGCGACATCATGCAGCGCGCCACCGACGAGGTCGGTCTCGACATGGCGTGGGTGTACGGCCTGATCCGCCAGGAGTCCCGCTTCATCATGAATGCGCGTTCGTCGGCGGGGGCGCATGGCCTGATGCAGGTGATGCCGGCGACGGCAAAGTACGTGGCGCGCAAGATCGGCATGAGCGACTTTTCGCCGTCGATGATGGGCGATCCCACCATCAACATCCAGCTTGGCACCAACTACCTGAACATGGTGCTGACCGACCTGGACAGCTCCTGGACGCTGGCCTCGGCCGCTTACAACGCCGGCCCGGGCCGGCCCAAGGCCTGGCGCAGCACGCTGGCGCGGCCGGTGGAAGGCGCGATCTTTGCAGAGACCATCCCGTTCAATGAAACGCGCGGCTATGTGAAGAATGTGCTTTCCAACGCTACGTACTATGCTGCATTGATGAGTGGCCGGCCGCAGTCGCTGAAGTCGCGCCTGGGCACGGTCACGCCGTCGGCGGTGACCACCACCAGCCTGCCCTGA
- a CDS encoding complex I NDUFA9 subunit family protein: protein MQTSNVLVIGGAGFIGSHLVSRLAGAASASGAPLEAGANPDSPIAPDRIVVGTRNVEHAQHLLLLPRVEVVELGLADNAALDDAIGSLGVDGIVVNLVGVLHGERADPYGEAFASAHVELVRQIVASCLSTGVRRLLHMSALGADSNGPSMYLRSKGDGERIVRASGLDWTIFRPSVVFGPDDHFLNLFAHMQQLAPVVPLACAHARFQPVFVQDVVQAFLNAMVNPATIGHGYELGGPQVYTLEELVRFAGRASGHPRPVIALPDALARVQAAVMEHMPGAPLLSRDNLDSMQLDNVLARPMAPELNLHPVHLESVMTDALSGRNRDAALTHMRASVHR from the coding sequence ATGCAGACCAGCAACGTCCTCGTCATCGGTGGCGCCGGCTTTATCGGCAGCCATCTCGTCTCGCGCCTGGCCGGCGCCGCCTCGGCCTCCGGCGCGCCGCTGGAAGCCGGCGCCAATCCCGATTCCCCCATCGCCCCGGACCGCATCGTGGTCGGCACGCGCAATGTCGAGCATGCGCAGCACCTGCTGCTGCTGCCGCGCGTCGAGGTGGTGGAGCTTGGCCTGGCCGACAATGCCGCGCTGGACGACGCGATCGGCTCTCTGGGCGTCGACGGCATCGTCGTCAACCTGGTAGGCGTGCTGCACGGCGAGCGCGCCGACCCCTACGGCGAGGCGTTTGCCAGCGCGCATGTGGAACTGGTGCGGCAGATTGTGGCGTCATGCCTGTCCACGGGCGTGCGCCGGCTGTTGCATATGAGCGCGCTCGGCGCCGACAGCAACGGGCCGTCGATGTATCTGCGCAGCAAGGGCGACGGCGAGCGCATCGTGCGCGCCAGCGGGCTCGACTGGACCATCTTCCGGCCCTCGGTGGTATTCGGCCCCGACGACCACTTCCTGAACCTGTTCGCCCACATGCAGCAGCTGGCGCCAGTAGTGCCGCTGGCGTGCGCACATGCGCGCTTCCAGCCGGTGTTCGTGCAGGACGTGGTGCAGGCCTTCCTGAACGCCATGGTTAACCCGGCCACCATCGGCCACGGCTATGAGCTGGGCGGCCCGCAGGTCTACACGCTGGAGGAGCTGGTGCGCTTTGCCGGACGCGCCTCGGGCCATCCGCGCCCGGTGATCGCGCTGCCCGATGCGCTGGCGCGGGTGCAGGCGGCGGTCATGGAGCATATGCCGGGCGCACCGCTGCTGTCGCGCGACAACCTCGATTCGATGCAGCTCGACAATGTGCTGGCGCGCCCGATGGCGCCGGAGCTGAACCTGCATCCCGTGCACCTGGAATCCGTGATGACCGACGCGCTGTCCGGGCGCAACCGCGATGCCGCGCTGACCCACATGCGCGCCAGCGTGCACCGCTGA
- a CDS encoding glutathione S-transferase family protein: protein MKLVIGNKNYSSWSLRPWLLLRQAGIDFEEVQVRLFTGSFAAEIARYSPAGKVPVLVDGDVTVWDSLAISEYVAERFPDKQLWPADPAERAVARAICAEMHSGFANVRNQLPMNVTAVLPGRGWNVAVQREVERIAAIWDGLRKQHGARGPFLFGTFTVADAFYAPVVSRFATYGIHLPDDREDAKAYADFMLGLPAMQQWIAGAREERDFLADDEPYRLAPDRADAIIVTH from the coding sequence ATGAAGCTCGTCATCGGCAACAAGAACTATTCCTCCTGGTCGCTGCGCCCCTGGCTGCTGCTGCGCCAGGCCGGCATTGATTTCGAGGAAGTGCAGGTGCGCCTGTTCACCGGCAGCTTTGCCGCCGAGATCGCGCGCTATTCGCCCGCGGGCAAGGTGCCGGTGCTGGTCGACGGCGACGTCACCGTATGGGATTCGCTGGCGATCTCCGAATACGTGGCCGAGCGCTTCCCCGACAAGCAGCTGTGGCCGGCCGACCCCGCCGAGCGCGCGGTCGCGCGCGCGATCTGCGCCGAGATGCACTCGGGCTTTGCCAACGTGCGCAACCAGTTGCCGATGAACGTGACGGCGGTCCTGCCGGGACGCGGCTGGAACGTGGCGGTGCAGCGCGAGGTCGAGCGGATCGCCGCGATCTGGGACGGGCTGCGCAAGCAGCATGGCGCGCGCGGGCCGTTCCTGTTCGGCACCTTCACCGTCGCCGACGCGTTCTATGCGCCGGTGGTGAGCCGCTTCGCCACCTATGGCATCCACCTGCCGGACGATCGTGAAGACGCCAAGGCCTATGCTGATTTCATGCTGGGCCTGCCGGCGATGCAGCAATGGATTGCCGGCGCGCGCGAGGAACGCGACTTCCTCGCCGACGACGAGCCGTACCGGCTGGCCCCGGACCGTGCCGATGCGATAATCGTCACCCACTAG
- a CDS encoding multifunctional CCA addition/repair protein translates to MQVYAVGGAIRDELLGKPSQDRDYVVVGATPAEMEAAGYRPVGKDFPVFLHPRTQEEYALARTERKTAMGYKGFAFYCEPDVTLEDDLVRRDLTINAMARAVDADGNLTGPVIDPHGGQRDLAARLFRHVSDAFAEDPVRILRLARFAARFHDFNVAAETMRLMREMVAAGEVDALVPERVWQELARGLMEARPSRMFEVLRECGALARLLPELERLWGVPQRADFHPEVDTGVHVMMVIDCAAALGAPLPVRFAALVHDLGKGTTPEDVLPRHIGHELRSVRLLEEVCARLRVPNECRDLAVVVAREHGHIHRSLELGAAAVVRLLERCDALRKPARFAQALQACEADKRGRKGFEHSDYPQAARLLAAREAAASVDAGAIARACADNVAQIKDRVHAARVEAVAQRLGAQPGE, encoded by the coding sequence ATGCAGGTGTATGCCGTGGGCGGCGCGATCCGCGACGAACTGCTGGGCAAGCCCAGCCAGGACCGCGACTACGTAGTCGTCGGCGCGACCCCGGCCGAGATGGAGGCCGCCGGGTATCGCCCGGTCGGCAAGGATTTCCCGGTGTTCCTCCATCCGCGCACCCAGGAGGAGTACGCGCTGGCCCGCACCGAGCGCAAGACCGCGATGGGCTACAAGGGCTTCGCCTTCTACTGCGAGCCCGATGTCACGCTGGAGGACGACCTGGTCCGGCGCGACCTGACCATCAACGCGATGGCGCGCGCGGTCGATGCGGATGGCAACCTGACCGGCCCGGTGATCGACCCGCACGGCGGCCAGCGCGACCTGGCCGCGCGCCTGTTCCGCCATGTCTCCGACGCCTTTGCCGAAGACCCGGTGCGGATCCTGCGGCTGGCGCGCTTTGCCGCGCGCTTCCACGACTTCAACGTCGCCGCCGAGACCATGCGCCTGATGCGCGAGATGGTCGCCGCGGGCGAGGTCGATGCGCTGGTGCCCGAGCGCGTGTGGCAGGAACTGGCGCGCGGGCTGATGGAGGCACGGCCGTCGCGCATGTTCGAGGTGCTGCGCGAATGCGGCGCGCTGGCGCGGCTGCTGCCCGAACTGGAGCGCTTGTGGGGCGTGCCGCAGCGCGCCGACTTCCATCCCGAAGTCGATACCGGCGTGCACGTGATGATGGTGATCGACTGCGCCGCGGCGCTGGGCGCGCCGCTGCCGGTGCGCTTTGCCGCGCTGGTGCATGACCTGGGCAAGGGCACCACGCCCGAAGACGTGCTGCCGCGCCATATCGGCCATGAGCTGCGCAGCGTCAGGCTGCTGGAAGAGGTCTGTGCGCGCCTGCGCGTGCCCAACGAATGCCGCGACCTGGCGGTGGTGGTGGCGCGCGAGCATGGCCATATCCACCGCTCGCTGGAGCTCGGCGCCGCCGCCGTGGTGCGGCTGCTGGAGCGTTGCGATGCGCTGCGCAAGCCCGCGCGCTTCGCGCAGGCGCTGCAGGCCTGCGAGGCCGACAAGCGCGGGCGCAAGGGCTTCGAGCACAGCGACTACCCGCAGGCCGCCCGCCTGCTGGCGGCGCGCGAGGCGGCGGCTTCCGTCGATGCGGGGGCCATCGCGCGCGCCTGCGCCGACAACGTGGCGCAGATCAAGGATCGCGTCCATGCCGCGCGGGTGGAGGCGGTGGCGCAGCGGCTCGGTGCGCAGCCGGGCGAGTGA